The Clostridium sp. DL-VIII DNA window AATGAGTCATCAGTTTTTGGTTAAATGGTTTATGTCTGATGAAAAAATAGCAGAAATTCAGGGACAGAATTCAGTTGAAACAAATGGAGAAAAAACTGATCTATCTCAAATAGAAATTCCAAAGGTCAAGGATGATACAATAGAAATACATACAATTGAAGGTAATTCAAAATATAATGGTTATTATATGATTGTAAAAGATCCAACCAGAGTTAAGATTGGAGTTACTTCAAAGCCAGGAGTAGAAGGAGAAACAACATCTCAAATCGCTGAAGAGAATGGTGCTATTGCAGCTATTAATGGAGGAGGATTCGTAGATCAATCTTCAACACAATCATGGACTGGAAATGGTGGGTTACCAACAGGTGTGGTTATGACAGATGGACAAGTTGTAAATGATGATTTAGAAGGTAAAGAAACAACATGTCTAGGTATAACTAAAGAAGGAAAAATGATGGTAGGGGATTATACAGTAAATGAGCTTAAGGAACAAGGGGTTCAAGAAGCTGTAAGTTTTACACCGGCTCTTATTATTGGTGGTAAAATGCTTACAATAAATGGGGATGGTGGATTTGGAATTGCTCCTAAGACTGCAATAGGACAAAGAAAAGATGGAGCAATAATTCTCATGGTTATAGATGGTAGAGAAATAG harbors:
- a CDS encoding phosphodiester glycosidase family protein, coding for MDTKKNRTSKLKTKKGKKKIRRFSTKTLVIFFAFELFFSACTFPFMILYGPFENAKSTYVGAAMTSMSHQFLVKWFMSDEKIAEIQGQNSVETNGEKTDLSQIEIPKVKDDTIEIHTIEGNSKYNGYYMIVKDPTRVKIGVTSKPGVEGETTSQIAEENGAIAAINGGGFVDQSSTQSWTGNGGLPTGVVMTDGQVVNDDLEGKETTCLGITKEGKMMVGDYTVNELKEQGVQEAVSFTPALIIGGKMLTINGDGGFGIAPKTAIGQRKDGAIILMVIDGREIGSFGATVKEVQEIMYQLGAVNAINLDGGKSTTMYYDGDIVNKPSNSMGERTIATAIIVK